A stretch of Vairimorpha necatrix chromosome 2, complete sequence DNA encodes these proteins:
- a CDS encoding protein transport protein SEC63, with amino-acid sequence MSYKYQYDESGLASSYLALSFILPITLYFSYKFFFKKNISRLSCKCVSCKNLPKERNFFGNFSLIFLWILVSILLKNVLVIKLDLKRDFDPFEILGIDINTNPKLIKKKMVKMMLKYNVDRCPENKKKEYEEKIIEISKAYNIVKDKNTFAKWLNNESKSGEIMAIPDVIMKNATLAFIIYCLILGLCLPNYAYRKWKNIKTKNSLGVQFDSMECFINFINEDLKKKCDIKNLLVILTKSKEFSTKKFSSNAKNIKSNIEYNFGYPLPDVKNLNEGFLVLMDHLFRLNECKEKDLDFIKTHSLILIDGMKCVAITKGYTEIYKKLFTLQAMILQSVFDEEYFLLQYPHVKFSDLFLKKISGQKVDVQEALSNLLSGQELKDALLVHENIKKIVVKEFSAATQNTGNLNDASDVEDEDKEDLIVKKEKIKNFNTFKIENKSLVTIKVRLDILNKSKIEKCVHTYNIKERSLCTWSVFLTVDNILHKNIEVIDEKNLKDVMFTFDAPADKISSEVKLYIMNGQYLRNNVEETIILKYY; translated from the coding sequence ATGTCTTACAAATACCAATACGACGAATCTGGTCTGGCTTCAAGTTATTTAGCCCTCTCCTTCATTTTACCTATAACTTTGTACTTTtcttacaaatttttttttaagaaaaatatcTCTCGATTGTCTTGTAAGTGCGTAagttgtaaaaatttaccaAAAGAGAGAAATTTCTTCGGAAACTTCTCTCTTATATTTCTCTGGATTTTAGTATCaattttacttaaaaatgtaCTAGTAATCAAATTAGATCTAAAAAGAGATTTCGACCCATTTGAAATCTTGGGAATTGATATAAACACAAATCCaaaactaataaaaaagaaaatggTGAAAATGATGTTAAAATACAACGTAGACAGGTGTCcagaaaacaaaaagaaagaatatgaagaaaaaataatagaaataaGTAAAGCTTATAATATcgtaaaagataaaaatacatttgCGAAATGGCTTAATAACGAATCAAAGTCAGGGGAAATTATGGCCATTCCTGATgttataatgaaaaatgCTACTTTggcttttattatttattgctTGATTTTAGGTTTGTGTTTACCAAATTACGCCTATAGAAAatggaaaaatataaaaactaaaaattctttaggAGTGCAATTTGACTCTATGgaatgttttattaattttataaatgaggatttaaagaagaaatgCGACATTAAGAATTTGTTGGTTATACTAACAAAGTCTAAAGAATTTTcgactaaaaaattttcaagtAATgccaaaaatattaaatctaatatTGAATATAATTTTGGGTATCCTTTACCCgatgtaaaaaatcttaatgAAGGTTTTTTAGTTCTAATGGATCATTTATTTAGACTCAATGAGTGTAAAGAGAAAGAtcttgattttataaaaacacatagtttgattttaatagaTGGTATGAAATGTGTAGCTATTACTAAAGGATACACAGAAATCTATAAGAAACTTTTTACTTTACAAGCTATGATTCTTCAATCTGTATTTGACGAAGAATATTTCTTGTTACAATATCCTCATGTTAAATTTTCTGATTTATTCTTAAAGAAGATTTCTGGACAGAAAGTTGATGTACAAGAAGCTCTTAGTAATCTTTTAAGTGGTCAAGAACTTAAAGATGCTTTGTTGGTacatgaaaatattaagaaaatagTAGTCAAAGAATTTTCTGCGGCGACTCAGAATACAGGAAATTTGAATGATGCGTCAGACGTAGAAGACGAAGATAAAGAAGATTTgatagtaaaaaaagagaagatTAAGAATTTCAATACATTTAagattgaaaataaaagtttagTGACCATAAAAGTCAGATTagacattttaaataaatcgAAAATTGAGAAATGTGTGCACACTtacaatattaaagaaagaagCCTATGTACTTGGTCTGTGTTTTTGACAGTAGACAATATtcttcataaaaatattgaagtTATTGACGAGAAGAATTTGAAAGATGTCATGTTTACTTTCGATGCTCCCGCGGACAAAATTAGTAGTGAAGTCAAATTGTACATTATGAATGGGCAATATTTGAGGAACAATGTCGAGGAGACAATaatactaaaatattattaa
- a CDS encoding aldose reductase — MFSKKITLNNGKEMPMLGLGTYKINTEKSVEDALRNALKCGYRHIDTALLYENEIFIGKALLKIFKEGLVKREELFITSKLWNTYHEDPERGIRTTLNNLQMDYIDLYLVHWPVKFKTNENFESLKNEKGEIILDEFECVKLWNKMEKLLEKGLTKSIGVANHGEHNLQLILKECKIKPVVNQVEINPYLSQEGLVDFCHKNGINVISYSSFGGPTKSKYNLREDEELIKISKKYNKTVSQVILSWLIKRDIMVIPKSTSEEHIKENAGIFDIEDEDMKKISGLNKNFRFNDASSYGPDRFK; from the coding sequence atgttCTCTAAGAAAATCACACTCAATAACGGCAAAGAAATGCCTATGCTGGGACTTGGtacttataaaatcaatacTGAAAAAAGTGTAGAAGATGCACTTCGGAATGCTTTAAAATGTGGATATCGACACATTGACACTGCTCTTCTTTATGAGAATGAGATTTTTATCGGCAAAGCTCtcttgaaaatatttaaagaaggTCTAGTAAAAAGAGAAGAATTGTTTATAACTTCGAAGTTATGGAACACATACCACGAAGATCCAGAACGCGGTATTCGGACAACTTTGAACAATTTACAAATGGACtatattgatttatatttagtcCACTGGCCAGTAAAATTCAAAACAAATGAGAATTTTGaatctttaaaaaacgaaaaaggCGAAATTATTTTGGACGAATTCGAATGCGTAAAATTGTGGaataaaatggaaaaattattagaaaaaggTCTTACTAAATCAATTGGTGTGGCGAATCACGGCGAACATAATTTACaacttattttaaaagaatgtAAAATTAAGCCAGTAGTTAACCAAGTAGAAATCAATCCATATTTGTCACAAGAAGGTTTAGTAGATTTTTGTCATAAAAATGGAATCAATGTAATAAGTTACTCGTCATTTGGCGGGCCAACTAaaagtaaatataatttgagagaagatgaagaattaataaaaatatcaaagaaatataataaaacagTGTCACAAGTCATATTAAGTTGGTTAATAAAGAGGGATATAATGGTTATACCTAAAAGTACAAGTGAAGAgcatataaaagaaaatgctGGGATTTTTGATATTGAAGATGAAGATATGAAAAAGATTTCGGGGctgaataaaaattttagatttaatgATGCAAGTTCATATGGACCTGAcagatttaaataa
- a CDS encoding ubiquitin carboxyl-terminal hydrolase: MKEEMDFERDACEKINVVLDGNIEQNMSILELKSTTINRSIDTNKSNDINNDITINNDTVNDLNNISHINKDMNNNLDINNTDNVEIDFTKNSVRFINSRPLKNLWPIDDSLLLFIENTSDLNLRDDTNLRYKFLNANILKVEIDKNLKKKIFIKKILKQKLIFFYGKYLTDFKKFEYCNLTYNDKLEVSILNEQIEDLYEKLTNSDSEVEYLERTNETDNMKNNLNKIKEDVSFDKKNKKMLFFIDKCIECKNNLTEISLNINLCPITYNVNLGSRIYSLLKVDHLTELTIFEVLQSLCVINEDLQTFMKHFKVLQITGIIIHPLTKVKEVSAVDNYVIVTNITNIDLGIDTKIQRNRKILGLTNLGNTCFLNSSLQAIINCKEFSDYFYSCELSKFNKTKELSGAFSELIKLFDQNIDTVHPCKFRNILGLKREMYLEREEQDAMEFIADLLNLIHEELKMKKDFFEDLEGYQKWQIENQSIVTNLFFLKMKSSIICSECQNSRSIFEPNLHLPVPVRQEKRYFDNIVIFYESSNRVPLKIFAEENSTIFDLKIILQKEYSVTNRILCCKISNNNIVKLEDFINLKNIKSTIFCYEFINEKRHEYFWIKINKKYFFWNSSFDFLILGRSNEEITKSKVLEEIKTRLTPFLDQNYTNLFYENLDKYFIIENQKNLTNYEISKRQVSCNISSSNFDKLFGYDFRPIKNMIRIISEKIDLKSCINKFLEKEYIFGDDKHLCEGCNKYTVQYKDTKLEKLPKYLIIQLKRFRFTGTELEKINTFVDFDLGSFMINNSKYQIISVINHIAPSASHAFRSVGSNGHYTSYVKYKGEWYLCNDEVVNKVDNIKKDDAYIFILEKID; encoded by the coding sequence ATGAAAGAAGAAATGGATTTTGAACGAGATGCATGTGAAAAGATAAATGTAGTACTTGATGGCAACATCGAGCAAAACATGAGCATTCTTGAGCTCAAAAGCACAACTATAAATAGAAGTATTGatacaaataaaagtaatgatataaataatgaCATAACCATAAATAATGACACAGTTAATGATTTAAACAATATATCacatattaataaagatatGAATAATAACTTagatattaataatactGATAATGTGGAAATAGATTTTACAAAGAACTCAGtaagatttattaattcaagacctcttaaaaatttatggcCAATTGATGACAGTCTTTTATTGTTCATTGAAAACACTTCTGATTTAAATCTAAGAGATGATACAAATTtaagatataaatttctaaatgCAAATATCTTGAAAGTagaaattgataaaaatctaaagaagaaaatattcataaaaaagatcTTAAAGcagaaattaatatttttctatggaaaatatttgacagattttaagaaatttgaatattgtaatttaaCTTATAATGACAAATTAGAAGTTTCAATACTAAACGAACAAATAGAAgatttatatgaaaaattgaCCAATTCTGATTCTGAGGTCGAATATTTAGAAAGAACAAATGAAACAGacaatatgaaaaataatttaaacaaaatcaAGGAAGATGTTTCTTTTGataaaaagaacaaaaagatgttattttttatagacaaATGTATtgaatgtaaaaataatctaaCAGAAATAAgtctaaatataaatctctGCCCGATAACTTACAATGTCAATTTAGGCTCAAGAATTTACAGCTTATTGAAAGTCGACCATTTGACAGAATTGACTATTTTCGAAGTACTCCAGTCTCTTTGTGTCATAAATGAAGATTTACAAACATTTATGAAACATTTCAAAGTTCTACAAATTACAGGAATCATAATTCATCCACTTACAAAAGTAAAAGAGGTGTCTGCTGTTGACAATTACGTCATAGTCACaaatataacaaatataGATTTAGGAATAGACACGAAAATACAAAGAAATCGGAAAATCTTAGGATTGACAAATTTGGGAAatacttgttttttaaattcaagtTTACAGGcaattataaattgtaaagaattttctgattatttttattcttgtgaattatcaaaatttaataaaactaaagAATTATCAGGCGCCTTTTCAGAATTGATCAAATTATTTGACCAAAATATCGACACTGTCCACCCTTGCAAATTTCGGAATATTTTAGGACTTAAAAGGGAAATGTACCTTGAAAGGGAAGAACAAGACGCCATGGAATTTATTgcagatttattaaatttaatacacgaagaattaaaaatgaaaaaagatttttttgaagaTTTAGAAGGATACCAAAAATGGCAAATAGAAAATCAATCTATTGtcacaaatttattttttttaaaaatgaaatctTCAATAATTTGTTCAGAATGTCAAAATTCTAGATCTATTTTTGAGCCAAATTTGCATCTTCCTGTACCAGTCAGGcaagaaaaaagatattttgataatatCGTAATATTTTACGAATCTTCAAACAGAGTGcctttgaaaatatttgcaGAAGAAAATTCTACGATTTTTGAtcttaaaatcattttacAGAAAGAATATTCTGTAACAAATAGAATTTTATGttgtaaaatttctaataataatattgtcaaattagaagattttataaatttgaaaaatatcaaatctACGATTTTCTGttatgaatttataaatgaaaaaagacatgaatatttttggatcaaaattaataagaaatatttcttcTGGAACTCGtcttttgattttttaattttaggACGAAGTAACGAAGAAATAACAAAATCGAAAGTTTtggaagaaattaaaacgAGGTTGACACCATTTTTAGATCAAAATTATacgaatttattttatgaaaatttagataaatatttcataattgaaaatcagaaaaatttaacgaATTATGAAATTAGTAAAAGACAAGTCTCTTGTAATATTTCGTCTTCTAATTTTGACAAATTATTTGGCTATGATTTCCGgcctataaaaaatatgatccGGATAATTTCAGAGAAAATAGATCTAAAAAGctgtataaataaattcctAGAAAAGGAATACATTTTTGGAGATGACAAACATCTCTGTGAGGGATGTAACAAATACACAGTCCAGTATAAAGACACGAAATTAGAGAAACTTcctaaatatttgataattcAACTTAAGAGATTTAGATTTACAGGGACAGAATTAGAGAAAATTAATACATTCGTAGATTTCGACCTGGGCtcttttatgataaataattctaaatatcaaattataAGCGTAATTAACCACATTGCCCCTTCGGCAAGTCACGCCTTTAGGAGCGTGGGGTCAAATGGGCATTACACGTCATATGTGAAATATAAAGGAGAGTGGTATCTTTGTAATGATGAAGTAGTAAATAAAGTGGATAACATAAAGAAAGATGATGcctatatttttatactagAGAAAATAGACTAA
- a CDS encoding pre-mRNA-splicing helicase, whose protein sequence is MSKIHKYLRKLIKSKFHNKISKKKSKEIYKDLKINKETNFINNILSTDTSDNTKYKKLKKYWNYKLSENDIEFINNTLTQQDKICFINNKFVTNQRALICYKKNFKEFFKYQISGKNFEKLSPIFRDFILYNTTYSPENFQIFDIKSQIYKPHEQRLISKNTKDLQYFDYNSIPEDFIIFMKNNKIPDLNKIQRIVSSVALNTNENFLICAPTGVGKTTIAIMTIFRILNQNPKICYIAPMKSLSNEIYKILSKIFKTLKIFECTSDTQISKIDILNFNILVGTPEKMEILMRNNCILNFDLIIFDEIHILNEIRGYVIESLVMRLNKTRMVGMSATIYNYEDVGNFLQCASDNIFYFNENYRPVPISYELVQSLNYKIDLLDLIKENKGPFLVFVHSRKDTVEIAEFLINYLDKKNFVACQDDECQICKIDTKFFDKFFSYGVGVHNSDLSKDVKSKIEHLYKSGILNILVSTSTLSYGINLPVETVIIMGTKFYNKNIGDFEDLNSMAIKQMIGRAGRTKKTTSIEIESNQGTDQPENSSYKCKGIVLSETLIDSFFYEQTIESQLLENIHNVILSQIDNLKSASEIFKWFTKSYFYIRLRKINPQYFDYSMSLIHTVIKNLTNCKMLNRNNKLTHLGRITTKYFVDYKDAYDLYKNIKNIMLDSSLLDLLNIFFKNCKLKDFTKINFPIPSRSEIAKIYQIYVSGKDKCDTLDDNLSRIFKCILDISLYKKLYVSRLVVEYYKSSIHKKFIYQKPVPLEFSIRADFFGKFLRLKIVPTQKYQKCLILIIHDDKLLVSDLLYKNNIKYYKIPKYKFYEINIISMETLNSSYKKTIKRVESNFQYKIFKFKKIYKCKFLEFHDQLNYFLNHFDSQSQIVVANEYIRKFFLLKCKETSLYSKNQTIKNLVDISGDINISEIENKDKIVLYSNNIYIEVEENDDLFISKNSIEYIEKSIKNNMNMTSLVKLIFSLPEMYKEITIEKYKKATGAELGQECVLFYKSLYDLEEYDFGRVKLCLNIFIEKCSEKGYLKTMLNILFLLQKINKSNEKFFKVEKNEDEVFILTRQESNFYIFNNEGKYKYLEKLNNKTKIEIFEGTNYVLSDICKGYEIVKK, encoded by the coding sequence ATGTCTAAAATTCACAAATATTTAAGGaaacttataaaatcaaaatttcataataaaattagtaagaaaaaatcaaaagaaatttacaaagatttgaaaattaataaagagacaaatttcataaataacATTTTGTCAACTGATACATCGGacaatacaaaatataaaaaactaaaaaaatactggAATTATAAACTAAGTGAAAATGATAtcgaatttataaataatacaCTGACACAACAGGacaaaatttgttttataaacaacAAATTTGTAACAAATCAAAGGGCTTTGatttgttataaaaaaaattttaaagaattttttaaatatcaaatttctGGTAAAAATTTCGAAAAATTGTCACCAATTTTCCGAGATTTCATTTTGTACAACACAACCTATTCACcagaaaattttcaaatttttgatataaaatctcaaatttataaaccTCATGAACAAAGactaatttctaaaaatacaaaagatttacaatattttgattataatTCAATTCctgaagattttattatttttatgaaaaataataaaattccagacttaaataaaattcaacGTATTGTCAGTTCTGTCGCTTTAAAtacaaatgaaaattttttaatttgtgcACCAACAGGAGTTGGTAAAACAACTATAGCTATTATGACAATTTTTCGAATTCTAAATCAAAACCCTAAAATTTGTTATATTGCACCAATGAAATCTTTAtcaaatgaaatttataaaattttatcaaaaatttttaaaactttaaaaattttcgaaTGTACTTCAGACACtcaaatatcaaaaattgatatattaaattttaatattttggtAGGGACACCTGAAAAAATGGAAATTTTAATGAGAAACAATTGTatcttaaattttgatttaattatttttgatgaaatacatattttaaatgaaataCGTGGGTATGTTATAGAAAGTCTAGTAATGCGACTTAATAAAACCAGGATGGTTGGTATGTCAGCTactatttataattatgaagatgtaggaaattttttacaatgtGCTTccgataatattttttattttaatgaaaattatagaCCAGTGCCAATTTCATATGAATTAGTGCAGAGtttgaattataaaatagatttattggatttaataaaagaaaataaaggGCCATTTCTAGTATTTGTACATTCTAGAAAGGATACAGTAGAAATAGCAGAATTTTTgattaattatttagacaaaaaaaattttgttgcGTGCCAAGACGACGAGTGtcaaatttgtaaaattgatacaaaattttttgataaatttttttcttatggCGTGGGAGTACACAATTCCGACTTATCAAAAGATGTGAAGTCTAAAATTGAACATTTGTATAAATCTGGTattcttaatattttagttaGTACATCTACTCTGTCTTATGGTATTAATTTACCAGTAGAGACGGTTATTATAATGGGAACTAAgttttataacaaaaatataggCGACTTTGAAGATTTAAATAGCATGGCAATCAAGCAAATGATTGGGCGAGCTGGTCGTACCAAAAAGACTACAAGTATTGAAATCGAATCAAATCAAGGAACAGATCAACCTGAAAATAGTTCGTATAAATGTAAAGGAATTGTGCTATCTGAAACTCTTATTGATTCATTTTTCTATGAACAAACAATAGAAAGTCAACTACTTGAAAACATCCACAATGTCATTTTGTCGCAAATCGATAATCTAAAATCTGCTtcagaaatatttaaatggTTTACTAAgtcatatttttacataagACTTCGTAAAATAAATCCACaatattttgattattCCATGTCTCTCATACACacagttataaaaaatttaacaaattgtaaaatgttaaatagaaataataaactaACCCATTTGGGACGAATTACTACAAAATACTTCGTAGATTATAAAGATGCATAcgatttatataaaaatatcaaaaatataatgcTTGATTCGTCCTTATTAGATcttttaaacattttttttaaaaattgtaaactcaaagattttacaaaaattaatttccCAATCCCGTCGAGATCAGAAATTGCTAAAATTTATCAGATTTATGTCTCTGGTAAAGACAAATGCGATACTTTGGATGACAATTTGagtagaatttttaaatgcaTTTTGGACATTTccttatataaaaaattgtatgtAAGTAGATTAGTAGTGGAATATTACAAATCTTCTATACacaagaaatttatttatcaaaaaccAGTACCACTTGAATTTTCAATACGGGCAGATTTTTTtggaaaatttttaagattaaaaattgtaccTACCCAAAAATACCAGAAATgcttaattttaataattcatGATGATAAATTGTTAGTGTCAGATTtgttgtataaaaataatataaaatattataaaataccgaaatataaattttatgagATAAATATCATCAGTATGGAAACTTTAAACTcgtcatataaaaaaactataaaaagaGTCGAGtcaaattttcaatataaaatttttaaatttaaaaaaatttacaagtGTAAATTTTTGGAATTCCACGACCagttaaattattttttaaatcattttgATTCTCAGTCTCAAATTGTAGTAGCAAATgaatatattagaaaattcttcttattaaaatgtaaagAGACCTCTTTATATTCGAAAAATCAAACTATCAAGAATTTAGTAGACATTTCTGgagatataaatatatcagAAATCGAGAATAAAGACAAGATAGTCTTGTattcaaataatatttacattGAAGTAGAAGAAAATGACGACTTGTTTATATCTAAGAATTCTATAgaatatattgaaaaaagtatcaaaaataatatgaaCATGACTAGTTTAGTAAAATTGATCTTCAGTCTACCAGAAAtgtataaagaaattacaatagaaaaatataaaaaagcaaCGGGAGCCGAACTCGGACAAGAATGtgtacttttttataaaagtcTCTACGATTTAGAAGAATACGATTTTGGACGAGTAAAATTATGccttaatatttttatagaaaaatgtAGTGAGAAAGGGTACCTGAAGACAAtgctaaatattttatttttattacagaagattaataaatcaaatgaaaaattttttaaggtagaaaaaaatgaagacGAAGTCTTCATTTTAACAAGACAGGaaagtaatttttatatttttaataatgaaggaaaatataaatacttagaaaaattgaataataaaacgaaaattgaaatatttgaagGAACAAATTATGTATTAAGTGATATTTGTAAAGGATATGAAATagtaaagaaataa
- a CDS encoding proteasome subunit RPN6 (RPN6) — protein MSDQLRAILSDKNASQEEKEVAFLEIQKFSLENNDFDSLKMNIINIKESWSNITTARITKIIKKIFDMVPCDFATLENMSKVLDDLIEWATKDNKNLLRLDLECKRIYVYIYVSKYHEALTRIKEIAKDLKKFDDKNNLIGLYVYESKAFYKIKNFNRAKSSLTAARALAVSTYCSYELQAQIDLFNGMYLCDERNYKTAFSYFLESIEGFTIDKKYDYACISLRYLILSKIISKNQNEIDTIFKNKNATRHVPDAVVQLLIKIGKCCTERNLRLYLDLLNENKSLIENDEFMTSHLGYLYDILLENNILKIIESYSVIYLDFICKELNFEMNEIEKRVRKMILDKEINGILNHSDMSLILYDSKEDHSMEKDCLEQIKKLENICHINKC, from the coding sequence TAATGACTTTGATTCACTTAAGatgaatattataaatattaaagaatcTTGGTCAAATATTACAACTGCCagaattacaaaaataataaaaaaaatatttgacatgGTCCCATGCGATTTCGCCACTTTAGAAAACATGAGTAAAGTTCTTGACGATTTAATTGAATGGGCTACaaaagataataaaaatcttcttagACTTGATTTGGAAtgtaaaagaatttatgtCTACATTTATGTGTCAAAATATCATGAAGCACTTACTcgtataaaagaaattgcTAAAGATTTGAAGAAGTttgatgataaaaataatttgataGGTTTGTATGTTTATGAATCTAAagctttttataaaattaaaaattttaataggGCGAAATCAAGTCTGACGGCCGCGCGCGCTTTGGCCGTCAGCACGTATTGTTCGTACGAATTACAAGCCCAAATTGACCTCTTTAATGGAATGTATTTATGTGATGAAAGAAATTACAAGACAGCTTTCTCATATTTCTTAGAGTCTATAGAAGGATTTACAATTGATAAGAAATATGACTATGCTTGTATTTCTCTTAGATACCTCAttttaagtaaaattataagtaaaaatcaaaatgaaATTGATACAATTTTCAAGAATAAAAACGCGACCCGCCATGTGCCTGACGCGGTCGTCCAATtgctaataaaaattgGAAAATGTTGTACAGAAAGAAATTTGAGATTATATTTggatttattaaatgaaAACAAGTCACTTATAGAGAATGACGAATTTATGACTTCTCATCTTGGATATCTTTATGACATTTTATTggaaaataatattctaAAGATAATTGAGTCTTATTCTGTCAtttatttagattttatttgtaaagaaTTAAACTTTGAAATGAatgaaatagaaaaaagagtaagaaaaatgatattAGATAAGGAAATTAATGGAATATTAAATCATAGTGACATGTCACTTATATTGTATGACAGTAAAGAAGATCATTCTATGGAGAAAGATTGCTTGGAACAGATTaagaaattagaaaatatttgtcatataaataagtgttaa